The following proteins come from a genomic window of Streptomyces sp. NBC_00539:
- a CDS encoding MFS transporter: protein MRGFGRYLGAALAARFASEGMGMAVVLLALERTGSAAHGAFVLTAWLAPHVLAAPLAGAAAARARRPRLFHAGALAGFTAAVAALALLLGRAPNVVVLGVALLGGTCGPMVTGGLSSLVAGLVPAGPGRDRAYGWDASTYNAAAVTAPAAVSVVAALGSAGPAMGLLAASGALAAVLAASLRYESRTEDAEGPRAGPNPTAGLAALWRVRQLRAITSATTLAFVGIGSLTTTSVLLASALGSPGAGGVLMTAFAVGALAGSLTLGRVTAVAPGRLACGALAGTAVALGAAACTPSVAWTAAAFAAAGVCDGPLLTATLRIRSEYAPDAVRTQVFTLGAGLKLTAASAGAALVGLAAAAPPRALLLGIAVLQAAAALLQAWVARGGPVAAAGAVTGPSAASATARAGPRTPGAP from the coding sequence ATGCGGGGGTTCGGGCGGTACCTGGGGGCGGCGCTCGCGGCGCGGTTCGCCTCCGAGGGCATGGGGATGGCCGTGGTGCTGCTGGCCCTCGAGCGGACGGGGAGCGCCGCGCACGGGGCGTTCGTACTGACCGCCTGGCTGGCGCCGCACGTACTGGCCGCTCCGCTGGCGGGGGCCGCCGCGGCCCGGGCCCGCCGGCCCCGGCTGTTCCACGCGGGCGCGCTGGCCGGTTTCACGGCCGCGGTGGCGGCGCTGGCGCTGCTGCTGGGGCGGGCTCCGAACGTGGTGGTGCTGGGGGTCGCGCTGCTCGGCGGCACGTGCGGACCCATGGTGACGGGCGGTCTGTCGAGCCTGGTCGCGGGGCTGGTGCCGGCCGGCCCCGGCCGGGACCGGGCGTACGGGTGGGACGCGTCGACCTACAACGCCGCCGCCGTCACCGCACCGGCCGCCGTCAGCGTGGTGGCGGCGCTGGGTTCGGCGGGACCGGCGATGGGCCTGCTGGCGGCTTCCGGTGCGCTGGCCGCGGTCTTGGCGGCCAGCCTGCGCTACGAGTCCCGGACCGAGGACGCCGAAGGGCCCCGGGCCGGGCCGAATCCGACCGCGGGGCTCGCCGCGCTGTGGCGGGTGCGTCAGTTGCGGGCCATCACCTCGGCGACGACCCTGGCCTTCGTCGGCATCGGCTCCCTCACCACCACCTCGGTGCTGCTGGCCTCGGCGCTGGGCAGCCCGGGCGCGGGCGGGGTGCTCATGACGGCCTTCGCGGTGGGCGCGCTCGCCGGCTCCCTGACGCTGGGCCGGGTCACGGCCGTCGCGCCGGGCCGGCTGGCCTGCGGGGCGCTCGCCGGGACCGCGGTGGCCCTGGGCGCGGCGGCGTGCACGCCCTCGGTGGCGTGGACGGCGGCCGCCTTCGCCGCCGCCGGGGTGTGCGACGGCCCGCTGCTGACGGCCACCCTCCGGATCCGCTCGGAGTACGCCCCCGACGCGGTGCGCACGCAGGTCTTCACCCTGGGCGCCGGGCTCAAGCTGACGGCGGCCTCGGCGGGTGCCGCCCTGGTGGGGCTGGCGGCCGCGGCGCCGCCCCGCGCGCTGTTGCTCGGGATCGCCGTCCTCCAGGCCGCCGCGGCCCTGCTGCAGGCGTGGGTGGCCCGCGGTGGGCCCGTAGCGGCGGCGGGGGCGGTCACAGGGCCGTCGGCAGCTTCCGCCACAGCTCGGGCCGGTCCGCGGACCCCCGGAGCGCCGTGA
- a CDS encoding DUF6986 family protein has protein sequence MGQQEKVATSLAGAVSEGISASLAPVDAELARHYPGDPGTRQPIHTVYVPGDVFAADTIRSWGDQALAALDEHAPDAATFAKVLGISDELAAPVYERVRAKLASEPIEDLRVDFEDGFGVRSDAEEDQTAARAARLVSEAFANGTNAPYMGIRMKCMESNVRDRGIRTTDVFLSGLLEHGDLPEGLVLTLPKVTYAEQVSAFVELLEAFESARGLRPGRIGFEIQIETSQSIVASDGTATVARMIEAAKGRATGLHYGTFDYSACVGVSAAYQSSDHPAADHAKAIMQVAAAGTGVRVSDGSTNVLPIGTTEHVHEAWKLHYGLTRRALARAYYQGWDMHPGHLPTRYAAVYTFYREGLEAAAARLKAYVAKIEGDVMDEPATAKALAGYLVRGLDCGAVGTEEVTALTGLTRAELDAFAIPRRSATLKTTA, from the coding sequence ATGGGTCAGCAGGAGAAGGTGGCGACGAGCCTCGCAGGCGCGGTCAGCGAGGGCATCAGCGCCTCCCTCGCGCCGGTGGACGCCGAACTCGCGCGGCACTACCCGGGCGACCCCGGGACCCGCCAGCCCATCCACACGGTCTACGTCCCCGGCGACGTCTTCGCCGCGGACACCATCCGCTCCTGGGGCGACCAGGCCCTGGCGGCCCTCGACGAGCACGCCCCGGACGCCGCCACCTTCGCCAAGGTGCTCGGCATCTCCGACGAGCTCGCCGCACCCGTCTACGAGCGCGTACGCGCCAAGCTCGCCTCCGAGCCCATCGAGGACCTCCGCGTCGACTTCGAGGACGGCTTCGGCGTCCGCTCCGACGCCGAGGAGGACCAGACCGCCGCCCGCGCCGCCCGCCTCGTCTCGGAGGCCTTCGCCAACGGCACGAACGCCCCGTACATGGGCATCCGCATGAAGTGCATGGAGTCCAACGTCCGCGACCGCGGCATCCGCACCACCGACGTCTTCCTCTCCGGGCTCCTGGAACACGGCGACCTGCCCGAGGGCCTCGTGCTCACCCTCCCGAAGGTCACCTACGCCGAGCAGGTCAGCGCGTTCGTCGAACTGCTGGAGGCCTTCGAGAGCGCCCGGGGCCTGCGCCCGGGCCGGATCGGCTTCGAGATCCAGATCGAGACCAGCCAGTCGATCGTCGCCTCCGACGGCACCGCCACCGTGGCCCGCATGATCGAGGCGGCCAAGGGCCGCGCCACCGGCCTGCACTACGGCACCTTCGACTACAGCGCCTGCGTCGGCGTCTCCGCCGCCTACCAGTCGAGCGACCACCCCGCCGCCGACCACGCCAAGGCGATCATGCAGGTCGCCGCCGCGGGCACCGGCGTACGCGTCTCCGACGGCTCGACCAACGTCCTGCCGATCGGTACCACCGAGCACGTACACGAAGCCTGGAAGCTGCACTACGGGCTCACCCGGCGGGCGCTGGCCCGCGCCTACTACCAGGGCTGGGACATGCACCCGGGCCACCTTCCGACCCGGTACGCAGCCGTCTACACCTTCTACCGCGAGGGTCTGGAAGCCGCGGCCGCCCGCCTGAAGGCGTACGTGGCCAAGATCGAGGGTGACGTCATGGACGAGCCCGCCACCGCCAAGGCCCTGGCCGGCTACCTGGTCCGCGGCCTCGACTGCGGGGCGGTCGGGACCGAAGAGGTCACGGCCCTGACCGGCCTCACCCGCGCCGAGCTGGACGCCTTCGCGATCCCGCGCCGCTCGGCGACGCTGAAGACGACCGCCTGA
- a CDS encoding flavin reductase family protein, translating to MTAPTAPSPRFTTGTAGSPDLLRSVFRQHAAGVAVITSTTSGGVPVGFTATSLNSVSADPPLLSFTIGTGSSSWPAVRDCDHLGVHILAEHQRELAGLFARSGADRFGPATDWAEGPHGVPVLSGVLAWLVCRVVARVPAGAHRVIIAEVVSGDPEVHAGGEGRPLLYHQGRFNALRD from the coding sequence ATGACGGCCCCGACGGCTCCGTCCCCCCGTTTCACCACCGGCACGGCCGGATCCCCCGACCTGCTGCGCTCCGTCTTCCGCCAGCACGCTGCCGGAGTCGCGGTCATCACCTCCACCACGAGCGGCGGCGTCCCGGTGGGGTTCACCGCGACCTCGCTCAACTCGGTCTCCGCCGACCCGCCGCTGCTCTCCTTCACGATCGGCACCGGCTCCTCCAGCTGGCCCGCCGTACGCGACTGCGACCACCTCGGCGTGCACATACTCGCCGAGCACCAGCGGGAGCTGGCCGGGCTCTTCGCGCGCAGCGGCGCCGACCGTTTCGGACCGGCCACCGACTGGGCCGAGGGCCCGCACGGGGTGCCGGTCCTGTCCGGGGTGCTGGCGTGGCTGGTGTGCCGGGTGGTGGCGCGGGTGCCCGCCGGTGCCCACCGGGTGATCATCGCCGAGGTGGTGTCCGGGGACCCGGAGGTGCACGCCGGCGGTGAGGGCCGTCCGCTCCTCTACCACCAGGGGCGCTTCAACGCGTTGCGGGACTGA
- a CDS encoding SDR family oxidoreductase, protein MNGSGNDNTVLQGAVVAVAGAGGPAGRAALLRLAEAGATVVASDADPARLAEAVDAARYAHGGATVIGDTVDLLDLAATKAWAERIEKDFGRIDGLVHLVGGWRGSTSFTDTDLADWDFLEKLLIRTVQHTSIAFHDGLLRSDRGRYVLISQSGAHKPVANNAAYNAGKAAAEAWTLAMADSFRKAGGEDGPQAAAAILVIKALVHDAMRAERPNAKFAGFTDVKELAEAIAGVWDEPASDVNGQRLWLTPRP, encoded by the coding sequence ATGAACGGCTCGGGCAACGACAACACGGTGCTCCAGGGAGCGGTAGTGGCGGTCGCCGGTGCGGGCGGCCCCGCCGGGCGCGCCGCCCTGCTCCGCCTCGCCGAGGCGGGCGCGACCGTCGTCGCGTCGGACGCGGACCCGGCGCGCCTCGCCGAGGCCGTGGACGCGGCCCGGTACGCCCACGGTGGCGCCACCGTCATCGGGGACACCGTCGACCTGCTCGACCTCGCCGCGACGAAGGCCTGGGCCGAGCGGATCGAGAAGGACTTCGGCCGCATCGACGGCCTGGTCCACCTCGTCGGAGGCTGGCGCGGCAGCACCTCCTTCACCGACACGGACCTCGCGGACTGGGACTTCCTGGAGAAGCTGCTGATCCGCACCGTCCAGCACACCTCGATCGCGTTCCACGACGGCCTGCTCCGCAGCGACCGCGGCCGCTACGTCCTGATCAGCCAGTCCGGCGCCCACAAGCCGGTCGCCAACAACGCCGCTTACAACGCGGGCAAGGCGGCCGCCGAGGCCTGGACGCTGGCCATGGCCGACTCCTTCCGCAAGGCGGGGGGCGAGGACGGCCCGCAGGCCGCGGCTGCGATCCTGGTCATCAAGGCATTGGTGCACGACGCCATGCGCGCGGAGCGCCCCAATGCGAAGTTCGCGGGCTTCACGGACGTCAAGGAGCTGGCCGAGGCCATCGCCGGCGTATGGGACGAGCCCGCCTCCGATGTGAACGGACAGCGTCTGTGGCTCACTCCCAGGCCGTGA
- a CDS encoding TlpA family protein disulfide reductase, with the protein MAAGERGHGDGARLGAAELGGEPGERATLVQFSSAFCQPCRATRRILADVASMVDGVTHVEVDAERNLELVRSLGIEKTPTVLVLDAAGRIVSRAAGMPRKADVIAALGAAV; encoded by the coding sequence ATGGCAGCCGGGGAGCGCGGGCACGGGGACGGGGCACGGCTGGGCGCCGCCGAGCTGGGCGGGGAACCGGGGGAGCGGGCCACGCTCGTCCAGTTCTCCAGCGCGTTCTGCCAGCCCTGCCGGGCCACCCGGCGGATCCTCGCCGATGTCGCCTCCATGGTGGACGGCGTCACGCACGTCGAAGTGGACGCCGAGCGGAACCTGGAGCTCGTACGCTCCCTCGGCATCGAGAAGACCCCGACCGTGCTGGTGCTGGACGCCGCCGGGCGGATCGTCTCGCGGGCCGCCGGGATGCCGCGCAAGGCCGACGTGATCGCCGCCCTCGGGGCGGCAGTGTGA
- a CDS encoding electron transfer flavoprotein subunit alpha/FixB family protein, which translates to MAEVLVYVDHVDGAVRKPTLELLTLARRIGEPVAVALGAGAENTAAVLAEHGAVKVLTADAPEFAEYLVVPKVDALQAAYEAVSPAAVLVPSSAEGKEVAARLAVRIGSGIITDATDLEAGDEGPVATQSAFAASFTTKSRVSKGTPVITVKPNSAPVEAAPAAGTVEALAVSFGALATGTKVVSRTPRESTGRPELTEAAIVVSGGRGVNGAENFHLIEDLADSLGAAVGASRAAVDAGWYPHTNQVGQTGKSVSPQLYIASGISGAIQHRAGMQTSKTIVAINKDAEAPIFDLVDYGVVGDLFTVVPQLTDEIKARKG; encoded by the coding sequence ATGGCTGAAGTCCTCGTCTACGTCGACCACGTGGACGGCGCCGTCCGCAAGCCCACCCTCGAACTGCTGACCCTGGCCCGCCGCATCGGCGAGCCCGTCGCGGTCGCCCTCGGCGCCGGCGCCGAGAACACCGCCGCCGTGCTCGCCGAGCACGGCGCCGTCAAGGTCCTCACCGCCGACGCCCCCGAGTTCGCCGAGTACCTCGTCGTCCCGAAGGTGGACGCCCTCCAGGCCGCCTACGAGGCCGTCTCGCCGGCCGCCGTGCTCGTCCCCTCCTCCGCCGAGGGCAAGGAGGTCGCGGCCCGCCTCGCGGTCCGCATCGGCTCCGGCATCATCACCGACGCCACCGACCTGGAGGCGGGTGACGAGGGCCCGGTCGCGACGCAGTCCGCGTTCGCCGCGTCCTTCACCACCAAGTCCCGCGTCTCCAAGGGCACCCCGGTCATCACCGTCAAGCCGAACTCGGCTCCGGTCGAGGCCGCCCCGGCCGCCGGCACCGTCGAGGCGCTCGCCGTCTCCTTCGGCGCCCTGGCCACCGGCACCAAGGTCGTCTCCCGCACCCCGCGCGAGTCCACCGGCCGTCCGGAGCTGACCGAGGCCGCGATCGTGGTCTCGGGTGGCCGTGGCGTCAACGGCGCCGAGAACTTCCACCTCATCGAGGACCTCGCGGACTCCCTCGGTGCGGCGGTCGGCGCCTCGCGCGCCGCCGTCGACGCCGGCTGGTACCCGCACACCAACCAGGTCGGCCAGACCGGCAAGTCGGTCTCCCCGCAGCTGTACATCGCCTCCGGCATCTCGGGCGCGATCCAGCACCGGGCCGGCATGCAGACCTCGAAGACCATCGTGGCCATCAACAAGGACGCCGAGGCCCCGATCTTCGACCTGGTCGACTACGGCGTGGTCGGCGACCTCTTCACGGTCGTCCCGCAGCTGACCGACGAGATCAAGGCGCGCAAGGGCTGA
- a CDS encoding lysophospholipid acyltransferase family protein, with protein sequence MAELVYPPVIGAAHTLFRALDIRIDMKGTENIPRKGGAVLVSNHIGYLDFIFAGLAARPQKRLVRFMAKESVFRHKVSGPLMRAMKHIPVDRAQGESAYQHALDSLRSGEIIGVFPEATISQSFTLKSFKSGAARMAQEAGVPLIPVALWGTQRLWTKGRPKDLKRSHIPVTMRVGEPLEAPTDQYAGAITRRLRERVQELLDAAQRAYPAKPKGPEDSWWLPAHLGGTAPTAAQVKEAG encoded by the coding sequence ATGGCTGAGCTCGTCTACCCACCCGTGATCGGCGCCGCGCACACGCTCTTCCGTGCGCTGGACATCCGTATCGACATGAAGGGTACGGAGAACATCCCGCGCAAGGGCGGGGCGGTCCTGGTCTCCAACCACATCGGCTACCTCGACTTCATCTTCGCCGGTCTTGCGGCGCGGCCGCAGAAGCGGCTGGTGCGCTTCATGGCGAAGGAGTCGGTGTTCCGGCACAAGGTGTCCGGCCCGCTGATGCGCGCGATGAAGCACATCCCGGTGGACCGCGCGCAGGGTGAATCGGCGTACCAGCACGCGCTGGACTCGCTGCGCTCCGGCGAGATCATCGGGGTGTTCCCCGAGGCGACCATCTCCCAGTCCTTCACGCTCAAGAGCTTCAAGTCGGGCGCGGCCCGCATGGCGCAGGAGGCCGGCGTCCCGCTGATCCCCGTCGCGCTCTGGGGTACCCAGCGGCTGTGGACCAAGGGCCGGCCGAAGGACCTCAAGCGCAGCCACATCCCGGTGACGATGCGGGTGGGCGAGCCGCTGGAGGCGCCGACGGACCAGTACGCGGGGGCCATCACCCGCCGCCTGCGCGAGCGGGTGCAGGAACTGCTGGACGCCGCGCAGCGCGCGTATCCGGCCAAGCCGAAGGGCCCCGAGGACTCCTGGTGGCTCCCGGCGCACCTGGGCGGTACCGCCCCGACCGCGGCGCAGGTCAAAGAAGCGGGCTGA
- a CDS encoding LacI family DNA-binding transcriptional regulator, whose product MKDVAAQAGVGLKTVSRVVNGEPGVTPDTERRVQEAIETLGFRRNDSARVLRKGRTATVGLVLEDLADPFYGPLNRAVEEVARAHGALLINGSSAEDPERERELALALCARRVDGLIVIPAGDDHRYLEPEIRAGVATVFVDRPAGRIDADVVLSDNFGGARDGVAHLIAGGHRRIGFIGDHPRIHTATERLRGYRAAMAASGLPVDESWVALGPTAPGPVAAAARRMLSAPEPVTALFAGNNRVTVTAVRVLAAEPRPVALVGFDDFELADLLRPGVSVVAQDAAALGRVATDRLFQRLAGADLPPARIELPTRLVPRGSGELPPAA is encoded by the coding sequence ATGAAGGACGTGGCCGCCCAGGCAGGCGTGGGCCTCAAGACGGTCTCCCGGGTGGTCAACGGCGAGCCGGGCGTCACCCCCGACACCGAAAGGCGCGTCCAAGAGGCCATCGAAACGCTGGGGTTCCGGCGCAACGACAGCGCCCGCGTGCTGCGCAAGGGCCGCACCGCCACCGTGGGCCTGGTCCTGGAGGACCTGGCCGACCCCTTCTACGGTCCGCTGAACCGGGCCGTGGAGGAAGTGGCCCGCGCCCACGGGGCGCTGCTCATCAACGGCTCCAGCGCCGAAGACCCCGAGCGGGAGCGCGAGTTGGCCCTGGCACTGTGCGCCCGCCGGGTGGACGGGCTCATCGTGATCCCGGCCGGGGACGACCACCGCTACCTGGAGCCGGAGATCCGGGCGGGCGTGGCCACGGTGTTCGTGGACCGCCCCGCGGGGCGGATCGACGCGGACGTGGTCCTGTCGGACAACTTCGGCGGCGCCCGGGACGGCGTGGCGCACCTGATAGCCGGGGGTCACCGCCGGATCGGCTTCATCGGCGACCATCCCCGCATCCACACGGCGACGGAACGCCTGCGCGGCTACCGCGCGGCCATGGCGGCCTCCGGGCTGCCCGTGGACGAGTCCTGGGTGGCCCTGGGACCGACCGCGCCCGGCCCGGTCGCGGCCGCCGCCCGCCGGATGCTTTCGGCCCCCGAGCCGGTCACCGCCCTGTTCGCGGGCAACAACCGGGTGACGGTCACGGCGGTGCGCGTCCTGGCCGCCGAGCCGCGCCCGGTGGCCCTGGTCGGGTTCGACGACTTCGAGCTGGCCGACCTGCTGCGTCCCGGGGTGAGCGTGGTCGCCCAGGACGCGGCGGCCCTGGGGCGGGTCGCCACGGACCGCCTCTTCCAGCGTCTGGCGGGCGCCGATCTGCCCCCGGCCCGCATCGAGCTGCCCACCCGCCTGGTGCCCCGCGGCTCGGGCGAATTGCCCCCGGCGGCCTGA
- a CDS encoding NUDIX hydrolase, which translates to MIVWINGAFGAGKTSTARELTALLPDSTVFDPEFVGDALRVLLPRKRLAEVADYQDLPSWRRLVVETAAAMLAELGGVLVVPMTLLRQEYRDEIFGGLAARRIPVRHVLLAPEETILRQRIATREEPGAPQEVNVRVRQWAYDHIPAYRQALGWLTADAHVIDNGRLTVRETAERIAEAVRTGSAPVCEIVQTPEPTRETVASGVLLFDGQGRVLLVDPTYKPGWEFPGGVVEPGEAPACAGVREVEEELGLALERLPELLVVDWERPVPPGYGGLRLLFDGGRLGEREIAELRLPGPELREWRFVTEAEAARLLPPVRFERLRWALRARERGHPLYLEAGRPVP; encoded by the coding sequence GTGATTGTCTGGATCAACGGCGCGTTCGGTGCCGGGAAGACCAGCACGGCCCGTGAACTGACCGCACTCCTGCCGGACAGCACCGTGTTCGACCCGGAGTTCGTCGGTGACGCCCTGCGGGTGCTGCTCCCGCGCAAGCGGCTCGCGGAGGTCGCCGACTACCAGGACCTGCCGAGCTGGCGACGGCTCGTCGTGGAGACGGCGGCGGCGATGCTGGCGGAGCTGGGCGGGGTGCTGGTCGTGCCGATGACGCTGCTGCGCCAGGAGTACCGCGACGAGATCTTCGGCGGGCTCGCGGCGCGGCGGATACCGGTGCGGCATGTGCTGCTGGCCCCCGAGGAAACGATTCTGCGCCAGCGGATCGCCACCCGGGAGGAGCCGGGCGCGCCGCAGGAGGTGAACGTCCGGGTCAGGCAGTGGGCGTACGACCACATCCCCGCGTACCGGCAGGCGCTGGGCTGGCTGACGGCCGACGCGCACGTCATCGACAACGGGCGGCTGACGGTGCGCGAGACGGCGGAGCGGATCGCGGAAGCGGTGCGGACGGGGTCGGCGCCGGTGTGCGAGATCGTGCAGACGCCGGAGCCGACGCGGGAGACGGTGGCCTCGGGGGTCCTGCTCTTCGACGGGCAGGGGCGGGTGCTGCTGGTGGACCCGACGTACAAGCCGGGGTGGGAGTTCCCCGGCGGCGTCGTGGAGCCCGGCGAGGCCCCGGCGTGCGCGGGCGTGCGGGAGGTCGAGGAGGAGCTGGGGCTGGCACTGGAGCGGTTGCCGGAGCTGCTGGTGGTCGACTGGGAGCGGCCGGTGCCCCCCGGGTACGGGGGGCTGCGGCTGCTGTTCGACGGGGGACGGCTGGGGGAGCGGGAGATCGCGGAGCTGCGGCTGCCGGGGCCGGAGCTGCGGGAGTGGCGGTTCGTGACGGAGGCGGAGGCGGCCCGCTTGCTGCCGCCGGTCCGCTTCGAGCGCCTGCGGTGGGCCCTGCGTGCCCGCGAACGCGGCCACCCCCTGTACCTGGAGGCGGGCCGGCCGGTGCCGTAG
- a CDS encoding threonine aldolase family protein, with protein MRTASGTTDARRHHDPTVRGFASDNYAGVHPEILEAVALANGGHQVSYGDDEYTEHLQKIFRSHFGPYAQAFPVFNGTGANVTALQAMTDRWGAVVCAESAHINVDEGGAPERMAGLKLLTVPTPDGKLTPELIDRQAWGWEDEHRAMPQVVSITQNTELGTVYTVEEIRAICDHAHALGMKVHLDGARIANAAASLDVPMRAFTNAVGVDVLSYGGTKNGMMAGEAVVVLNPDAVRQMKHIRKMSMQLASKMRFVSVQLEALLAKDLWLRNARHANEMAQRLAAGVRETDGVRILYPVQANAVFARLPHEVSRRLQERYRFYFWDEIAGDVRWMCSFDTQEEDVDGFLQALKEELAR; from the coding sequence GTGAGAACCGCGAGCGGGACGACCGATGCGCGCCGCCACCACGACCCGACGGTGCGCGGATTCGCCAGCGACAACTATGCGGGGGTGCATCCGGAGATCCTGGAGGCCGTCGCGCTCGCCAACGGTGGCCACCAGGTCTCCTACGGCGACGACGAGTACACCGAACACCTGCAGAAGATCTTCCGCAGCCACTTCGGGCCGTACGCGCAGGCCTTCCCCGTCTTCAACGGCACCGGCGCGAACGTCACCGCCCTCCAGGCGATGACCGACCGCTGGGGCGCCGTGGTGTGCGCCGAGTCGGCGCACATCAACGTCGACGAGGGCGGCGCGCCCGAGCGGATGGCCGGCCTCAAGCTCCTCACCGTCCCGACGCCCGACGGCAAGCTCACCCCCGAGCTGATCGACCGGCAGGCGTGGGGCTGGGAGGACGAGCACCGCGCGATGCCGCAGGTCGTCTCGATCACCCAGAACACCGAACTCGGCACGGTCTACACCGTCGAGGAGATTCGGGCGATCTGCGACCACGCGCACGCGCTGGGCATGAAGGTGCACCTCGACGGCGCCCGGATAGCCAACGCCGCGGCCTCGCTCGACGTGCCCATGCGCGCCTTCACCAACGCGGTCGGCGTGGACGTGCTCTCCTACGGCGGCACGAAGAACGGCATGATGGCCGGCGAGGCCGTGGTCGTGCTGAACCCCGACGCCGTGCGGCAGATGAAGCACATCCGCAAGATGTCGATGCAGCTGGCGTCGAAGATGCGGTTCGTGTCGGTGCAGCTGGAAGCGCTGCTCGCGAAGGACCTGTGGCTGCGCAACGCCCGCCACGCCAACGAGATGGCGCAGCGGCTCGCGGCGGGCGTCCGCGAGACGGACGGGGTCCGGATCCTCTACCCGGTCCAGGCGAACGCGGTGTTCGCGCGGCTGCCGCACGAGGTGTCCCGGCGCCTGCAGGAGCGCTACCGCTTCTACTTCTGGGACGAGATCGCCGGCGACGTCCGCTGGATGTGCAGCTTCGACACCCAGGAGGAGGACGTCGACGGCTTCCTCCAGGCGTTGAAGGAAGAACTCGCCCGGTAG
- a CDS encoding electron transfer flavoprotein subunit beta/FixA family protein, whose protein sequence is MSLRIVVCVKYVPDATGDRHFADDLTVDRDDVDGLLSELDEYAVEQALQIADEADDAEITVLTVGPEDAKDALRKALSMGADKAIHVEDDDLHGSDVMGTSLVLAKAIEKAGYDLVITGMASTDGTMGVLPAILAERLGVPQVTLLSEVKVEDGTVTGRRDGDTASEQLQASLPALVSVTDQSGEARYPSFKGIMAAKKKPVESWDLEELEIEADEVGLEGSWTKVDSAAQRPARTAGTIVKDEGEGGKQLAEFLAGQKFI, encoded by the coding sequence GTGAGCCTGAGGATCGTTGTCTGTGTGAAGTACGTACCCGACGCCACCGGCGACCGGCACTTCGCCGATGACCTGACCGTCGACCGCGACGACGTCGACGGTCTGCTGTCGGAACTCGACGAGTACGCCGTCGAGCAGGCGCTCCAGATCGCCGACGAGGCGGACGACGCGGAGATCACCGTCCTGACCGTCGGTCCCGAGGACGCCAAGGACGCGCTGCGCAAGGCGCTCTCCATGGGCGCCGACAAGGCCATCCACGTCGAGGACGACGACCTGCACGGCTCCGACGTCATGGGCACCTCGCTCGTGCTCGCCAAGGCCATCGAGAAGGCCGGTTACGACCTGGTCATCACCGGCATGGCGTCCACCGACGGCACCATGGGCGTGCTCCCGGCGATCCTCGCCGAGCGCCTGGGCGTCCCGCAGGTCACCCTGCTCTCCGAGGTCAAGGTCGAGGACGGCACCGTGACCGGCCGCCGCGACGGCGACACCGCGAGCGAGCAGCTGCAGGCCTCCCTGCCGGCGCTCGTCTCGGTGACCGACCAGTCCGGCGAGGCCCGCTACCCGTCCTTCAAGGGCATCATGGCGGCCAAGAAGAAGCCGGTGGAGTCCTGGGACCTGGAGGAGCTGGAGATCGAGGCCGACGAGGTCGGCCTGGAGGGCTCCTGGACCAAGGTCGACTCCGCCGCGCAGCGCCCGGCCCGGACCGCCGGCACGATCGTCAAGGACGAGGGCGAGGGCGGCAAGCAGCTGGCGGAGTTCCTCGCCGGCCAGAAGTTCATCTAA
- a CDS encoding transglutaminase-like domain-containing protein — MELIQEHADVRAYLGADEAVDHPHPLVRETADALWTATGGDAYAYAEAAYEFVRDTIAHSGDWGDMRVTWRASDVLATRNGICHAKSHALVALLRARGIPAALCYQRLTEDDGTQPLLHGLVALRLPGRDGWSRLDARGNKPGVDARFDLEREQLAFPVRPGLGEVDYPTLYAAPHAGALTALRGSADRPELWRKLPTAL; from the coding sequence ATGGAACTGATCCAGGAGCATGCCGACGTCCGCGCCTACCTCGGCGCCGACGAGGCCGTCGACCACCCGCACCCCCTCGTCCGCGAGACCGCCGACGCCCTGTGGACCGCCACCGGCGGCGACGCGTACGCCTATGCCGAAGCGGCGTACGAGTTCGTGCGCGACACCATCGCGCATTCCGGCGACTGGGGGGACATGCGCGTCACCTGGCGCGCCTCGGACGTGCTGGCAACGCGCAACGGCATCTGTCACGCCAAGTCCCACGCCCTCGTCGCCCTGTTGCGCGCCCGGGGCATCCCCGCCGCCCTCTGCTACCAGCGCCTCACCGAGGACGACGGCACCCAGCCGCTGCTCCACGGGCTCGTCGCCCTCCGGCTGCCCGGCCGCGACGGCTGGTCCCGGCTGGACGCACGCGGCAACAAGCCCGGCGTGGACGCCCGGTTCGACCTCGAACGGGAGCAACTCGCCTTCCCCGTACGCCCCGGGCTCGGGGAGGTGGACTACCCGACGCTGTACGCCGCCCCGCACGCGGGCGCCCTCACGGCGCTCCGGGGGTCCGCGGACCGGCCCGAGCTGTGGCGGAAGCTGCCGACGGCCCTGTGA